Proteins from a single region of Lelliottia sp. JS-SCA-14:
- the tssC gene encoding type VI secretion system contractile sheath large subunit, with product MLMTVKTEQTHGSQTTVLERPETGGIYSSLFEKINLTPVSEFGDITAFQDSQVLSDVSTGERLTAAMQVFLERLKHSGQPVDKLDKVLLDGHIAELDHQISRQLDVVMHHPDFQKVESLWRGLDFLVKRTDFRRNTKIELLDISKDDLRQDFEDCPEIIQSGLYRHTYIEEYDTPGGEPIASMISNYEFDATAQDITLLRNISKVAASAHMPFIGSVGPEFFLKDSMEEVAAIKDIGNYFERAEYIKWKAFRESDDSRYIGLTMPRVLARLPYGPDTLPVRSFNYVEEVKGDDHDKYLWTNASFAFAANMVKSFVKNGWCVQIRGPQAGGAVPDLPIHLYDLGTGNQVKIPSEIMIPETREFEFSNLGFIPLSYYKNRDYACFFSANSTQRPAQFDTPDATANSRINTRLPYVFLLSRIAHYLKILQRENIGTTKDRRLLELELNNWVRSLVTEMTDPGDDLQASHPLRDARVAVEDIEDNPGFFRVRLYAIPHFQVEGMDVNLSLVSQMPKGKS from the coding sequence ATGCTGATGACAGTTAAAACTGAACAGACCCACGGCAGCCAGACGACCGTGCTGGAACGCCCTGAAACAGGCGGTATCTATTCTTCCCTGTTTGAAAAAATTAACCTGACACCCGTCTCAGAATTCGGTGATATCACTGCTTTTCAAGACAGCCAGGTATTATCCGATGTCTCGACCGGTGAGCGCCTGACAGCTGCTATGCAGGTATTTCTGGAGCGCCTTAAACATTCCGGTCAGCCAGTTGATAAGCTCGATAAAGTCCTGCTCGATGGTCACATCGCCGAACTTGACCACCAGATTAGCCGCCAGCTTGATGTGGTAATGCATCATCCAGATTTTCAGAAAGTAGAGTCACTCTGGCGGGGTCTGGATTTCCTGGTTAAACGTACTGATTTTCGCCGGAATACAAAAATTGAGCTACTGGATATCTCCAAGGATGATTTGAGACAGGATTTTGAAGATTGTCCGGAAATCATTCAAAGCGGCCTGTATCGGCACACGTATATTGAAGAATATGACACCCCCGGTGGCGAACCCATTGCTTCAATGATTTCCAACTATGAATTTGATGCTACTGCGCAAGATATCACCCTGCTGCGTAATATCTCGAAAGTGGCGGCTTCAGCCCATATGCCTTTTATTGGCTCAGTAGGCCCCGAGTTCTTTCTCAAAGACTCTATGGAAGAAGTGGCTGCCATTAAAGATATCGGCAACTACTTTGAACGTGCGGAATACATTAAGTGGAAAGCCTTCCGCGAGTCTGATGATTCCCGTTATATCGGTCTGACAATGCCGCGTGTTCTGGCTCGCCTGCCGTATGGGCCGGATACTTTGCCCGTGCGTAGCTTCAATTATGTCGAAGAAGTGAAGGGCGACGACCATGACAAATATCTCTGGACGAATGCCTCCTTTGCCTTCGCTGCCAACATGGTGAAAAGTTTCGTTAAGAATGGTTGGTGCGTCCAGATCCGTGGTCCGCAGGCAGGTGGAGCCGTCCCTGATTTGCCGATCCATTTGTACGATCTCGGCACCGGCAATCAGGTGAAAATTCCTTCAGAGATAATGATCCCGGAAACACGAGAATTTGAATTCTCTAATCTGGGCTTTATTCCCCTGTCCTACTACAAAAACCGTGATTATGCCTGTTTCTTCTCGGCGAACTCCACCCAGCGTCCTGCGCAGTTTGATACACCGGATGCCACCGCGAACAGCCGCATTAATACCCGTTTACCTTATGTGTTCCTGCTGTCCCGTATTGCGCATTATCTGAAGATTCTGCAGCGTGAAAATATCGGCACGACGAAAGATCGCCGCCTGCTGGAACTGGAGTTGAATAACTGGGTGCGTAGTCTGGTGACGGAAATGACCGATCCGGGTGATGACTTACAGGCTTCTCATCCGCTGCGTGATGCCCGGGTGGCGGTGGAAGATATTGAGGACAATCCAGGCTTCTTCCGGGTGCGTCTTTATGCCATTCCGCACTTCCAGGTTGAAGGGATGGACGTCAATCTGTCGCTGGTTTCGCAAATGCCGAAAGGCAAATCGTAA
- a CDS encoding integrase arm-type DNA-binding domain-containing protein — translation MPDGQGLTLSVRTSGKKIWRFRYQRPKSTARINITLGYYPAMTLAGRPSSSG, via the coding sequence CTGCCCGACGGGCAAGGTCTGACGCTTTCTGTCCGTACTTCCGGTAAAAAAATCTGGCGTTTTCGCTATCAACGTCCCAAATCCACCGCCCGTATTAATATTACTTTAGGATATTATCCGGCCATGACGCTGGCGGGCCGCCCGTCTTCTTCAGGATGA
- the tssB gene encoding type VI secretion system contractile sheath small subunit has protein sequence MSDSFQNEVPKARVNLTLDLHTGGARKKVELPLKLVVMGDYSNGKEQCPLSEREKININNNNFNSVLADINPVVNLCVENTVAGKGNKDDLTLSFGSMADFEPEQVARQIPQLRAMLAMRNLLRDLKSNLLDNATFRKELEIILKDPSLSEALRGELSALAPQA, from the coding sequence ATGTCAGATTCATTCCAGAATGAAGTGCCCAAAGCACGCGTTAATTTAACGCTTGATCTTCATACCGGCGGGGCCAGGAAGAAAGTAGAACTCCCCCTAAAACTGGTTGTTATGGGGGACTACAGTAATGGCAAGGAACAATGCCCGCTGTCTGAACGTGAAAAAATTAATATCAATAACAATAATTTCAACAGTGTACTGGCTGATATCAATCCTGTTGTTAATCTCTGTGTCGAAAATACGGTGGCAGGAAAGGGAAATAAGGACGATCTTACCCTCTCTTTCGGCAGCATGGCTGATTTTGAACCCGAGCAGGTTGCCCGTCAGATACCTCAGCTTCGTGCAATGCTGGCAATGCGTAATTTATTACGCGATCTCAAATCTAATCTTCTGGATAACGCCACCTTCCGCAAAGAACTCGAAATTATCCTTAAAGACCCTTCCCTGAGCGAAGCCCTGCGCGGCGAATTGTCTGCACTGGCCCCTCAGGCCTGA